The Leptolyngbya iicbica LK DNA window CTTTCAGTGGAACGGGGAATGCCCCTGGCGGCTGAGTTTCTGGAAGCAGGGCGCAGGGCATCAGATGATCGGGCCGCGATTGAGACGGCGGAGGTCATCGCTCTGGTGTTGGGCGAGTCGCGATTGCCCGAAGCGTTTCCGGTGCTACGGGACTGGTGGCAGCGTACCACCCATCGGGAACTGCGACCAACGGGCTTGTTGGCGATCGCCATGCTGCGCCGCGAGGACGCGATTCAGTGGCTGCTGCAACTCCTCGCCGACGCCCCCAAACCGGATGCCGCAGCGGCCCTGGAGGCGTTGGGCCTGTACCAAAATGACCCGATCCTGTGGCCGCAGGTGCAGGCAGTGTTGGGCAACCGACCGGAGTTGTAGCACCAGGCTCAAACCGGGTGATGTCAAGCCCTCTAACGGGGACTAATGAGTCGCACTCAAAAGGGCCGCATTACCCGTCATCCTTTCAGTGATACATTAAGTTCTAAATTTTACGGTCACCCCCATCGCCCCATGCAAATTGTGAGCCAAACGACTTCAGAACTACGGCTACAAAGCGTCGTTGAGCGTCAACGGTTGATGCTGCCCATCGGCTTGTTGAGCGTCGTAGTCGTGGGCCTCGGCCTGGCGATCTTGGCGGGGGCCGTCAATATTCCCCTCTTATTTATTGTGGGACTTTTCGGCTTCTTGGGGGGAACGATGCTCAATGATGAGTGCAAGTCGGAAGTGCTCACGCTGGATCGGGGCGCGGATCAGCTGCGGTGCGATCGCAAAACCCTCTGGGGCACCCAACAGTGGCAGTTGCCGCTGTCCACGTTGCAAGATGTCAGCGTTGTCACCCGCCAACGTCGCCGTCAAAAAGCCAATGGCAACGAGGGTACCCAATGGTTCTATAGCCTCCAGTTTGTGGCTCCAGGTCAGGCCCCGCAAACGTTGCTGTATTCTCACGATGGCGACAGCGTCAATGCCGCTTACCGAACCATTCATGATTTTCTAAGGACGACCCATTCCGCTACTTCCGCAACTAATGCGCCGTCTAACCTGCCTAGTGGTCAGGGCATTGGCCTGGTCATGACGTCAGACTATGAACGCTGGCGTCAAGAGATATTTACCCGATCGCCCGAACAGGCTGGTGGCACTAGTGATGAGCGCGATCGCGTCTATGGGGTGTTGATGGATATGGGCATGTTGGACTCGTCTACGTCGCAACTGTGGGCCATCTCCATGACTGCCTGGCTCAGCGGTGAGGCTTCCTTCTTTCCGACGCCGGGGGGCGCAGTCATCGGCCTTGGGAGTGAACCACAGGTCGCAGAGGCGGCCCAGACGATTCTGCAACTCGCGCAGACGGTGCTACCGAATGCTTCTCCTTTGCCTGATCAGGCTCTCCCCGATCAACCAGACTTAGTCCAGTTTTGGCTATTCACCCCTGGCGGTGTGTATGGAGTAGCGGATATGCTCCAACGCCTGCGAGTACCCTCGAATGACTGGGGACAAATGTTTCAGCAGTTTAGCCTGATTCGACAGGTGGCCGAACGTCAGTTGGATCAACGATAGCGACCCGAATGCTGATTGCGGTCGGCATCGCCGCTGTTCCCTCTTCAACGCCCACGACGCAGTGCTCGTTCTGTGCGCTGTCGTTGTTGTTGGCAGGTTGTCTGTTCAACCCAAACGAGACTCGGCAACGCGATCGCGCCACGCGCCATCAGCAGGTGCGGCAAAGGGGACGGTTCCCTGCTGTGCCCGTTACATTAACTGGGCTGAGATCGGGGAACCGTCCCCTCAGGGGGCTCTTTTCAGAGACAATCCCTAGACGGAACTCAGCACTTTGTCTTCAGCGACGGCGTCGGGATTCGCCAGCGGCGTGTCGGCCTCAGACGGCGGCACCACCTGCCAGAATTTTGGCAAGTAGGTGTCCCAATCCGCCAGAATCTTAGCCGCTTTGGCACTGCCAGTGCGCTCAGCGTGGGCCGTAATCATCGCCTTGAGCTGCGCCGCTCCGGCCTCGGTGATCACCCGCTGCACCTTCACGATTTCCGGATTCACCCGAGTGGGGAAGTTGCCCGCCTCATCGAGGAAGTAGGCGAGACCGCCGGTCATGCCCGCGCCGACATTGCGCCCGACATGACCGAGGACGACCACGACACCACCGGTCATGTACTCACAGCAGTGGTCGCCTGCCCCTTCGATGACCGCTTGACCGAGGGAGTTGCGCACCGCAAAGCGCTCGCCCGCGATGCCCTGGGCGTACAGCGTCCCGCCCGTGGAGCCGTACAGACAGGTGTTGCCCAGAATCACATTTTCCGAGGGATCGTAAGTGACGCCGGGGAAGGGCTTGATGACGATTTCGCCACCGTGCATCCCCTTGCCTACATAGTCGTTGGCTTCCCCGATTAGGGTCAGAGTCATGCCGGGCAGGTTGAATGCGCCAAAGCTCTGGCCAACGCTGCCTTCAAAGGTCAGGTCGAGCTGGCCCTCGAAGCCGCTGTTGCCGTACTGCTCGGCGATCGCCCCCGACACCCGCGCTCCCACGGTGCGATCGGTGTTGATCACCTTGAAGGTTTTCTGGACGGTGCCGTGATGGGCGATCGCCGCTTGAATGTCGGCATCCGCCAGCATCTCGTCGTCCAGCACTGGACCGTTGCTGTGGACACCGCCGTGATCGAGCCAGGTACGGTCAGTGGACACGTCGGGCAGATCTAGCAGGGTAGCCAGGGTGAGGGAGTCGGTCTTGGTTAGCTTCACGCCGTCGCGGGGCTGCAGCAGGTCGGTGCGGCCAATGATCTCGTTCAGCGAACGGAAACCCAGCCGCGCCAGCAGCGATCGCACTTCTTCCGCCACAAAGTAGAAGAAGTTCACCACATGCTCGGGAATGCCGGTGAAGCGCTTCCGCAGTTCTTCCTTCTGGGTGGCGACGCCGACGGGGCAGTTGTTGGTGTGGCAGACCCGCGCCATGATGCAGCCCTCGGCGATCATGGCGATGGAGCCGAAGCCGTACTCTTCTGCGCCCATGAGGGCACCCATGATCACATCCCAGCCGGTCTTCAGGCCACCGTCGACCCGCAGCAGGACGCGATCGCGCAGCTGATTCGCCATCAGCACCTTGTGAACCTCGGTGAGACCCAGTTCCCAGGGCAGTCCGGCGTGCTTGATGGAGCTGAGGGGCGATGCGCCCGTGCCGCCATCGTGACCGGAAATTTGAATCACGTCGGCGTTGGCTTTGGCAACTCCCGCAGCAATGGTGCCGATGCCGATTTCCGCCACCAGCTTCACCGAAACCCCCGCTTTGGGATTGATCTGGTGCAGGTCAAAGATTAGCTGTGCCAGATCCTCAATGGAATAGATGTCGTGGTGGGGCGGTGGCGAAATCAGGGGCACACCGGGCTTGGAGCGCCGCAGCATCGCAATGTAGGGGCTCACCTTCTTACCGGGAAGTTGCCCCCCTTCACCGGGCTTCGCGCCCTGGGCCATCTTGATTTCGATTTGCTTGGCGTGCATCAGGTACTCAGGCGTCACGCCAAAGCGACCCGACGCCACCTGCTTGATGGCGGAGCTGGCGGTATCCCCGTCCCGCAACCCTTTCAGGTTCGGGTACAGTTCGGAGCGCCCTTCTGCATCCACGTTCTTCAGCACTTTGAAGCGCTTCGGATCTTCGCCGCCCTCGCCAGAGTTCGACTTGCCGCCAATACGGTTCATGGCGATCGCCAGCACTTCGTGAGCCTCCTGGGATAGCGCTCCGAGGGACATGCCCCCGGTGCAGAACCGCTCCATGATGCTGGCAGCGGATTCCACCTCGTCAATGGGAACAGGTGTGCGATCGCTGGTCAGATCCAGCAGATCCCGCAAGGCCGTGGGGGTGCGCCCTTCGAGCTGCGCTTTGTAGACCTCGTAGTGGTCGTATTCTTTCGACTCCAGCGCCTTGTGCAGCGCTTTGGTCAGGGCAGGCGTATTCATGTGGTACTCGCCCTTGGGCATCGCCTTCACAAAGCCCATGTTTTCCAGGCGCTTGCCGCCGAGTTCTGGGAAAGCCTTTTGGTGGAACACATTAGTTTCCTGGGCTAGATCCGCCAGGGTCAGGCCACCCAGGCGAGAGGTGGTGCCCCAGAAAGCAGTTTCCAGCAGATCCGCACCAATGCCCACTGCTTCAAAAATCTGTGCGCCCTGGTAGCTGGTGATCAGCGAGATCCCCATCTTGGAGAGAATTTTCAGCAGGCCGTTCTCGACCGCTTTGCGATAATTTGCTTGGGCTCCATTCAGCGTCACGCGCTCGATTTTGCCCGTTTCCATCAGCTTTTGGGTGCGGCTGTCGTGCCACCAGTGACGCACCGATTCCAGCGCCAGGTAAGGACACACGGCACTCGCGCCATAGCCGACCAGGCAAGCAAAGTGATGGGTGCTCCAGCATTGGGCGGTGTCCACCACGATGGAAGCTCGCATCCGCAGGCCGGCGCGGATCAGGTGGTGGTGAACGGCTCCGGTCGCGACCAGCGGCGGAATGTAGGTCATGTCGGCAGTCAGGGTGCAGGGATTGCCGTCAGCATCCACGCGATCGCTGAGCACAATGATTTCGCTTCCGGCTTTGACAGCGGCATCGACGCGATCGCAGAGGGCCGCGATCGCCTGCTTCAGACCATCCGGACCGCCCTTCACGTCGTACAACGTCGAAATCGTCGTCGTCGGAAAGTCCGACTTCTGCACCTGCTCCAGTTCAATCTCGTTCAACACCGGAGATTCTAGCTTCAGCAACCGAGCGTACTCGGCATGTTCTTCCAGCAGGTTGCCGCGCTTGCCCAGTTGCGTTTCCAGCGACATCACCAACCGCTCCCGCAGGGGATCGATCGGGGGGTTGGTTACCTGGGCAAACCGCTGCTTGAAATAGTCGTACAGCAGGTGCGCCTTGGTGGAAAGCACTGCCAGGGGAATGTCGTCGCCCATGCAGAAGGTGGGTTCTTTGCCCTGGGCGGCCATGTCTTGAATGATCATGTCCACGTCTTCGGCGGTGTAGCCAAAGGCGGTTTGCTGCTGCAAGAGGGTGGCGCTTTCCAGGGTGGCGTCTTCCGCAAAGAGCTGGGGCTGAATGGATTGGCGATACTGGGCCAGCCATTCACCGTAGGGCTGCTGGGCGGCGATGCGCTGTTTGATATCCCAGTTTTTGAGGATTTCGTGGGTCTCGAAGTCCACTGCGATCATCTGACCGGGGCCGAGGCGACCTTTTTCCACAATGGTCTCGACGGGCACATCGACGACGCCCGCTTCAGAAGAGACGATGATTAACCCGTCCGAGGTGATGATGTAGCGAGCCGGGCGCAACCCGTTGCGGTCTAGCGCGGCGGCGACTTGCTTGCCATCGCCAAACGCAATCAGGGCCGGACCATCCCAGGGCTCTTGCAAACCACTGTGGAAGTCGTAGAAATCGGTAATTTCGGGATACTGCTCTAGGTCTGGCTGATTACGATAGGCTTCCGGCACCATGATCATCAGCGCTTCTAACGGACTGCGGCCCGATCGCACCAGCAGTTCCATCACCCCGTCCAGGTTGGCGGAGTCGCTGTTGTCCATATTCACGATGGGCAGCAGTTCTGCGATGTGCCCCTTCCAAATGGGGTTGGCCAGGTCGGCCTCCCGCGCCCTCATCCAGTTAATGTTGCCGACGAGAGTATTGATTTCGCCGTTGTGGCCGACCAACCGCATGGGGTGCGCCAAGGGCCACTTCGGCATGGTGTTGGTGCTAAAGCGACGGTGATAAATAGCGAAGGGACTGATGTAGTCGGGATTCTGTAAATCCAGATAAAACTGGCTCAGCACCTCAGATCGCACCATGCCTTTGTACACAATCGTGCGGGAGGAGAAGGAGCAGGTGTAGGTATCTTTGAGGGCGGCAGCGATCGCGGCATCCCCTGACCAGTCATGCAGGACGCGGAAAATGCGGCGGCGCAGACGGAAGAGTTCCCGCTCCAGTTCATCACCGCTGGCATGGTTGCACTCGACTAGCAGCTGCTCAATGTGGGGCTGATTTTGCTTGGCCAACACGCCTAGCACGTCAGCTTTAACGGGTACCTCACGCCATCCCAGTACGGTGAAATCTTCCGCTTTAGCGGCTGTTTCAAAGAGGTCACGGGCGATCGCGGCGGCTTCCTCATGCATCGGCAAAAAGACCATCGCCACCCCGGTCTTCTCCGCCGCCAGGGTCGTTTCAATGCCCTGTTCGGTGGCCCAGGCTTGCAACAGCGCCCAGGGAATGGCCGTCATCACCCCCGCCCCGTCGCCGGAATCGCGATCGGCACAACACCCACCCCGATGCTCCATACAGCCCAGGGCGTTCAGGGCCTGCTGCACCAGCTTAAAACTGGGGCGACCTTGCTGATCCGCCACAAATCCAACGCCACAGGCATCACGCTCCTCGACAATGGCGCGCGGCCCCCATTGCAGCATGCTGTGGGTTGGATGTTGGGTGGACGGGTGTTGGTTCAACGGTGTATTCCCCATGAGACGGCTCAAAAAGTGTGATGTCAACGAAAACAGTCGCCTCAAGCGACTCGGTCATACCCGAAACAGTGGCTGACGTCAGGCGCCGTGCGTAAAGTTCCGGATCAAGCGTCGATTGCGGCGACAAGATGGTTCTGGCTAGTTTTTTAGCCTAAACCCCAAACGTTGCCATTGGCCTGCAGGCGATCAAACCCCTTAAATTAACCAGGCTGTTAGCGTTTCAGTACTGCCGCTGCCCGCTCAGACGCAGGCTGGTTTTAAATCAATCCAAGGCTTCATGATTTATTTCTATCATGGGCCTGGGTTGATGATTATACTGCCTATTCTGGCATGGTGCAGAGTATCGCGATGGTCAACCCTGAAGCCAAAATATGGCGTCCCAGACAGCGATCGCAACCGCTATTAAAGATCCCTAGTGTGCCGGAAAACGAACAGCGTTTGCTGTGTGACTGATTACGCTTTTGCGGAACTTACGAGGGGCGAACACCGACCGATACCCACAGGAGCGCGGAGTATGCCGATAACAATGCCTGGAAAACCGTTTTGGAAAGAGCTTGGCCCCTGGATGAGCTCGATCTTGGGAGTGAGCCTCGTGAGCCTGTCTTTGGGCGTGGCTATCGTGGTCGAAGCAGCCTCCAGCGCGCTCTCGGCGGAACAAAATCAAGCCGTGCCCAAACTAGTGCCGGCAGTCGCCCAATTACCGACCCAAGCCCAGGGCACTAGCGTCACCCTGGGCAACACCACCGTCCCCATTCCGTGGGAACAGCGGGGCGATCGCATCGGGTTGGCCGATCTCCCGTTGATGAGTCATTTGGGGCTTGATCTGCAAAACAGCACCACAGCCGATCAGCAGCCCCTGGTCTGGTTTTCGGATGACGCCGACTTCGTCTCCACCTGGTTCAGTCAGGGCTATCGCTATCTCGATTTGACGGCCTGGGCGGCGCAACGCGGCTGGCATCTGGTGCCCGATGGCAACAATTTGCGGATTCAAGCGCCGACTGGCACTGTGATGGCGGGACGGCGCGGCAAACAAACCTGGGGCGATCGCTTGGTGTTGGATGTAGATCGCCCTGTGTTGTGGAGCTTTGACGAAGACGCTACCGCTTTTACGCTGACGATTCAGGCCCAGGCCGGGGCCGCCTTTGATCCCGCTGCGCTGACCACCGGCGAGGGCAATGAACTCAACTCTCTGACCGTGACGACCAGTGGGGGACAAATTCAAATTAGGGGCACCTTTGACAGCACCTCGCGCCCCCGGGTGTGGAGCTTGCCCAATCCCAATCGCATTGTGATTGACATCAGCCAGACCGATGTCGTGCCGCGAGAAATTCGCTGGGCTCCCGGCGTGTTGTGGAAGCAGCAGTATTTGAGGGTGGGCGATCGCGCATTTCCGGTGCACCAAATCTGGCTCAGCCTCAGCGACCGTACCCAATTGATGCCGATTTGGGGCAATCCCGCCCAGCTCCCCGGCATCACCCCGCTCAAAACGATGGCTGAGAATGCTCAAGCTTACGTCGCTATCAATGCGGGATTCTTTAACCGCAACAATCAACTGCCGCTGGGCGCGATTCGCCGCGATGGTCAGTGGATCTCGGGACCCATTTTGGGGCGGGGGGCGATCGCCTGGAATGCCCAGCGTCAATTCACCCTCAGTCGCCTCTCCCTGGCTCACACCCTCACCACCCAGCAAGGCCAATCCCTCACGGTGAACCACATCAACAGTGGCTATGTGCAGGCGGGCATCGGCTTGTATACCACTGCCTGGGGCCGCACCTATACCCCGATTGTGGATGGCGAATTGCTCATTACTGTGGAAGGAAATCGGGTCACCCGGCAAACGCCTGCTGGTGGGGCGGGTACAGGTACTTACCCCATTCCACCGCAGGGCTATTTGCTGGCATTGCGATCGTTTAACTCCGCGGCCCAATCCTTGCCCGTGGGCACCACTGTGGCGCTAACGCCTGATCTGCGACCGCCGAACTTTGCGAATTTTCCCTCGGCGATCGGTGGCGGCCCCGTGTTAGTGCAAAACGGTCAGATTGTCGCCAATGCCCAAGCGGAAGGATTCAGTGCGGCCTTTGCGGCGCAGGCGGCTCCCAGAAGTGCGATCGGCGTCACTCCCGACGGCAACCTCATGCTCGTCGCCATTCATTTCAGTCCGGGGGGACGCGGCCCCACCCTGCGCGAAGCCGCCGAAATCATGCGGCAACTCGGAGCAACGGATGCCCTGAATTTGGATGGCGGCAATTCCACCAGCCTTTACCTTGGCGGCACCCTGATCAATCGCCACGGCAGCACGGTGGGGCGGGTCCATAACGGGCTCGGTGTCTTTCTGGCTGCGCCGGAATAGAGGTGGTTAGAAATCCGGATTTTATAAAATCCCAGTATGCTCAGGCGGCCTTTTGGCCGGACCTTGAACAGCCGAGAGTATCTGTTTAGCGTTCCGCAAGATCCCCTCCACTGGAGGGGTGCCCGCAGGGCAGGGTGGGTTTACCCCCCTTGAGTACAGGGCCGACCCACCCCTTCGCCCCTCCCAGGAGGGGATTCAGTTCTGAATGAGCGTGTTGGCGCCAAACTGAGACAGCCGAGACGGCTGTTCACACTGAGATCAAATTCCCCATTCCCTAGTCGATAAACTCGTCGTCGGTTTCCTCTGACTCCGGTGCAGCGGGCTCGGATGGTTCGGTAGGAGCAGCAGACTCGTCAGGGGCGATCGCCTCACCTTCGGGCGTAGCCTCTTGATTGCTCGACAGTTGCCGCACCTGATCTTTGAACTGGGCGGGGGCGAGTTCCTCCGCCTGCCGGAATAACACCACGGCGTCCGGTTCGCGACCCGCATCGCGCAAGACCAGTGCCTTGGCTAAGACGGGGCGAAAGTCTTCAGGGGCAGCGTCAATGGCGTCGTCATAAACCCGCAGCGCTTCGTCAATGTCGCCCTCTTCCACGTAGACCTGAGCCAGCAAGAGTTGGACTGACCCGACATCCACGGCGCCGGGCGTTACTTCATTAATCTGGGGCGCAGACTGCAGCGTGTCTTGCAGCAACCCGACGGCGGCCTGGGGACGTTCCTGTTGCAACAAGAGGGCGGTGAGACCCTGGAGGGCATTCATCTCGCCGGGCCGCTGATCGAGCACCGTGCGAAATTCATCCGCTGCGCCATCTAAGTCGCCAATGCTCTGTTTGGTTTGCCCCAGCAAGACGCGATATTCGGGGGTGTTGGGGTTCAATTCCGCTAATTTTTCCAGCGGCTCCACCACGCCCTCTAAATCGCCGAGTTGAATGCGGGCATCCACTAAGCCTTCGATCGCGGTTTGGTTATCGGGCTCCCGTTCCAGCACCAATTCATAGCCCTTGGCGCGGGCTTCGAGTTCGGCTTGGGCATCGTTGACCTCGGGCGAGGCATTGCTCGTGGAGGTAGCAGTAGAGGAGCGATCGCCACCAGCGGTTAAGAAAGGCAACACCGATAAGGCCAAAAAAGCCCCCACGGCCACCACTAGGACACTGATGACTAACCAACGGTTGCGCTTTACAGCCACAAGCGAGATCCCGAATTCAACCTGCTCATCTTAGCGCCTTCATTTGGCAATCCTTGTCCCATGACCGTATAAAAATCAATGAAGAAATGACAAATCTCCCGCCACTCCAGCAAAAGCGTGCTGATTTGTCCCTTACGCTATCGGAAACATTTATTAAACGTAGTGGCTTAATAGCCATTTCCCACCTAATTAGACGGCAGACTGGCAAGGATCTCGCGGGATAGAAACGGCGGTGTTAACCTTGAGGGAATAACCCCCACGCAGCCAGCAATTTCGGTGGGAGTGTTCAGGTTCAGGAGGATCCGAAGACCCATGAGTGCAGCGGAGAATACGCCCCCAAAAGCATCAGCGCCCGACCAGAGCCAACCCTTGAATGGCCCGCCCAAACGTCCTTCTCTGCGTAAGCCGCCGCCCCGTCCTGCTGCCACGCCGCCATCGGCGCATCAGCCCGCCTCGCCTGCTCCAGCCCTGGAAACTCCGGCGGCGTCCACCGTGGTGACTGCCGAGCCGGCTCCCAGTGTGCCTGAGACTAAGTCGTCGCTGCACCCCATTGCGCCGCCGAGTGAACCGATGCAGTATCGCGCGATCGGGCTTGTGCGAGGGGTTTACCAACCCTCGGAAGAGCAGCTCAATCGCGGCAATATTGTGGCTGATGACGGCACCACTCAGATCGATTCAGTCTTGCTGGGGCGCGTCACCAGCCTGATCAAAAAGCATATTGATCTAGAAAAACCTCACTTATGGGTGGTTTATCCCCGCACTCGTCAGGCGACCGAATACGACGCCGATGCCGAAGAAGAAAGTAGCTTGCACCTGCAAATTGTGGGGGTTTGGGAGCCGGATACCTTGGGGTTACCGGGCGAAAATCCCAAAACGGAAGACGGCTCCGATGACGCCGAAGCGGACGCGGCCACTGACGAGCCGGAAACTGCAGTGGCTGATAGCGACGCAGCGGCGACCCTGCCCTCAGAAAATTACTTCTCTGTGCGCGGTGAGGTGTTGGCCTATGACGAAGATACGGAGACGATTCTCGTCAAAATCGTGCAAGGATCGAAGCGCTCTGGCAAGGGACCCAAAGCATTTAAGGTGCATGTGTTTGGCGCGATCGCGGGCAAGACTGTCGGGTACTTTTGGGAATTTGAGGTGGAGCGCCAGGGCGAAAAGCTGGTCATGACCGATGGTCGCCCCATTCGCATGGTGCCCCCGAAGAAGAAAAAGCAAGGCGGTCGTGGCGGCGGGTTCCCTCGACGGAATCGACGGGGGGATGGGGGCGATCGCCCCAGCCGCCCGACTCGCAACGCGGATAAGCCTCGGGTCAAGCCGCCCGCGCCGGTCAAGTCCAATCCTTTGTAAAGGGAGTAGATGGTAAAGGCCGCGGCGGCAGTGGTTGGCGATCGCCGACGTTCAGGGCGGTCAGCCGCATCCCCAAAGCGCTATCGGCAGGTTGCCCGGTAGCGCTTTTTGAGTGAGCGCAAATACTTCAGCCACCACTCAGCGGGTCGCCCATAAAACGCGAAAATATCGCCAAAGGCCCGGTTACCGTTCTGGTGATGAATCTGGTGGCGTTCTGGCGTGGTGATACCGAATGCCCAGCACAGTTTCGTCAACCACACGGGGCGTGGCCGGGGGGGAGAAAACCGGTGCCGCCAAATCACGTGCAACTCGGCCAACCCCAGCCCTAAGCCCACGCCCCAAGGCGAAAGGGTCCACA harbors:
- a CDS encoding glutamate synthase-related protein, producing the protein MGNTPLNQHPSTQHPTHSMLQWGPRAIVEERDACGVGFVADQQGRPSFKLVQQALNALGCMEHRGGCCADRDSGDGAGVMTAIPWALLQAWATEQGIETTLAAEKTGVAMVFLPMHEEAAAIARDLFETAAKAEDFTVLGWREVPVKADVLGVLAKQNQPHIEQLLVECNHASGDELERELFRLRRRIFRVLHDWSGDAAIAAALKDTYTCSFSSRTIVYKGMVRSEVLSQFYLDLQNPDYISPFAIYHRRFSTNTMPKWPLAHPMRLVGHNGEINTLVGNINWMRAREADLANPIWKGHIAELLPIVNMDNSDSANLDGVMELLVRSGRSPLEALMIMVPEAYRNQPDLEQYPEITDFYDFHSGLQEPWDGPALIAFGDGKQVAAALDRNGLRPARYIITSDGLIIVSSEAGVVDVPVETIVEKGRLGPGQMIAVDFETHEILKNWDIKQRIAAQQPYGEWLAQYRQSIQPQLFAEDATLESATLLQQQTAFGYTAEDVDMIIQDMAAQGKEPTFCMGDDIPLAVLSTKAHLLYDYFKQRFAQVTNPPIDPLRERLVMSLETQLGKRGNLLEEHAEYARLLKLESPVLNEIELEQVQKSDFPTTTISTLYDVKGGPDGLKQAIAALCDRVDAAVKAGSEIIVLSDRVDADGNPCTLTADMTYIPPLVATGAVHHHLIRAGLRMRASIVVDTAQCWSTHHFACLVGYGASAVCPYLALESVRHWWHDSRTQKLMETGKIERVTLNGAQANYRKAVENGLLKILSKMGISLITSYQGAQIFEAVGIGADLLETAFWGTTSRLGGLTLADLAQETNVFHQKAFPELGGKRLENMGFVKAMPKGEYHMNTPALTKALHKALESKEYDHYEVYKAQLEGRTPTALRDLLDLTSDRTPVPIDEVESAASIMERFCTGGMSLGALSQEAHEVLAIAMNRIGGKSNSGEGGEDPKRFKVLKNVDAEGRSELYPNLKGLRDGDTASSAIKQVASGRFGVTPEYLMHAKQIEIKMAQGAKPGEGGQLPGKKVSPYIAMLRRSKPGVPLISPPPHHDIYSIEDLAQLIFDLHQINPKAGVSVKLVAEIGIGTIAAGVAKANADVIQISGHDGGTGASPLSSIKHAGLPWELGLTEVHKVLMANQLRDRVLLRVDGGLKTGWDVIMGALMGAEEYGFGSIAMIAEGCIMARVCHTNNCPVGVATQKEELRKRFTGIPEHVVNFFYFVAEEVRSLLARLGFRSLNEIIGRTDLLQPRDGVKLTKTDSLTLATLLDLPDVSTDRTWLDHGGVHSNGPVLDDEMLADADIQAAIAHHGTVQKTFKVINTDRTVGARVSGAIAEQYGNSGFEGQLDLTFEGSVGQSFGAFNLPGMTLTLIGEANDYVGKGMHGGEIVIKPFPGVTYDPSENVILGNTCLYGSTGGTLYAQGIAGERFAVRNSLGQAVIEGAGDHCCEYMTGGVVVVLGHVGRNVGAGMTGGLAYFLDEAGNFPTRVNPEIVKVQRVITEAGAAQLKAMITAHAERTGSAKAAKILADWDTYLPKFWQVVPPSEADTPLANPDAVAEDKVLSSV
- a CDS encoding phosphodiester glycosidase family protein; translated protein: MSLSLGVAIVVEAASSALSAEQNQAVPKLVPAVAQLPTQAQGTSVTLGNTTVPIPWEQRGDRIGLADLPLMSHLGLDLQNSTTADQQPLVWFSDDADFVSTWFSQGYRYLDLTAWAAQRGWHLVPDGNNLRIQAPTGTVMAGRRGKQTWGDRLVLDVDRPVLWSFDEDATAFTLTIQAQAGAAFDPAALTTGEGNELNSLTVTTSGGQIQIRGTFDSTSRPRVWSLPNPNRIVIDISQTDVVPREIRWAPGVLWKQQYLRVGDRAFPVHQIWLSLSDRTQLMPIWGNPAQLPGITPLKTMAENAQAYVAINAGFFNRNNQLPLGAIRRDGQWISGPILGRGAIAWNAQRQFTLSRLSLAHTLTTQQGQSLTVNHINSGYVQAGIGLYTTAWGRTYTPIVDGELLITVEGNRVTRQTPAGGAGTGTYPIPPQGYLLALRSFNSAAQSLPVGTTVALTPDLRPPNFANFPSAIGGGPVLVQNGQIVANAQAEGFSAAFAAQAAPRSAIGVTPDGNLMLVAIHFSPGGRGPTLREAAEIMRQLGATDALNLDGGNSTSLYLGGTLINRHGSTVGRVHNGLGVFLAAPE
- a CDS encoding tetratricopeptide repeat protein, which encodes MAVKRNRWLVISVLVVAVGAFLALSVLPFLTAGGDRSSTATSTSNASPEVNDAQAELEARAKGYELVLEREPDNQTAIEGLVDARIQLGDLEGVVEPLEKLAELNPNTPEYRVLLGQTKQSIGDLDGAADEFRTVLDQRPGEMNALQGLTALLLQQERPQAAVGLLQDTLQSAPQINEVTPGAVDVGSVQLLLAQVYVEEGDIDEALRVYDDAIDAAPEDFRPVLAKALVLRDAGREPDAVVLFRQAEELAPAQFKDQVRQLSSNQEATPEGEAIAPDESAAPTEPSEPAAPESEETDDEFID
- a CDS encoding sterol desaturase family protein; the protein is MEGAQILLTAGLLLLLGDFVATFGYHVPEHVFGKFHGLVHHSPRRSFVCYAIQHRQPIALIDGFLSAFPYFVFIPWLWTLSPWGVGLGLGLAELHVIWRHRFSPPRPRPVWLTKLCWAFGITTPERHQIHHQNGNRAFGDIFAFYGRPAEWWLKYLRSLKKRYRATCR